A single region of the Gammaproteobacteria bacterium genome encodes:
- the recQ gene encoding DNA helicase RecQ: MTQALEILRAVFGYEQFRGQQAAVVEHLLDGGDALVLMPTGGGKSLCYQIPAMLRTGVGIIVSPLIALMQDQVDALLQAGVKAAFLNSSLDYQSASQVENQLLSGDLDLLYVAPERLMTPRFLQLLERAQIALFAIDEAHCVSQWGHDFRPEYVRLSILHQRFPQVPRIALTATADALTRREIAERLGLTSARQFVASFDRPNIRYRITQKHNGRDQLRAFLAQQRGNAGIVYCLSRKKVDQTAAWLTDDGWPALPYHAGLDSATRLLHQQRFLREEGVVIVATIAFGMGIDKPDVRFVAHLDLPKSIEGYYQETGRAGRDGLPAQAWLAYGLGDVVSLRQMVESGEASPERKRVEKQKLDSLLGFCESIGCRRAALLEYFDEAHDGACGNCDNCLEPPHTWDGTTAARMALSCVYRTGQRFGVGHLVDVLLGKRTSKLAQFGHDNTSTFGIGNAHGVAEWQSVFRQLVASGYLHADADSYGGLKLTEASRQVLRGEVSIAFRVDDRPTKKEKLPRAAAVSTPGDALWERLRETRLKLAREQGVPPYVIFHDSTLREMHAHRPRTLAELARLPGVGERKLERYGGVFLDILVHAPTADVHSPAPIREAPRAGSNGLSDTGRATLQMAREGNTPEQIAETRRLKPSTIYAHLADAIEAGRLRLSEVLTMPDVEIATIQAAILALPEGEQLTLKRVFEQFAGKYDYGVLRCVRAAILVGPDRDAFNVDGSAP, from the coding sequence CACCGGGGTCGGCATCATCGTATCGCCCTTGATCGCGCTGATGCAGGATCAGGTGGACGCGCTTTTGCAGGCTGGTGTCAAGGCGGCATTTTTGAATTCGAGTCTTGATTACCAGTCCGCGAGCCAAGTTGAAAACCAGTTACTAAGCGGCGATCTCGATCTGCTATACGTCGCGCCCGAGCGGCTGATGACACCGCGGTTTTTGCAGTTGCTCGAACGCGCGCAAATCGCGCTGTTCGCGATCGACGAAGCGCATTGCGTGTCGCAGTGGGGACACGATTTCCGTCCCGAGTACGTGCGGCTTTCGATCCTGCACCAGCGCTTTCCGCAGGTGCCGCGCATCGCGTTGACTGCCACGGCCGACGCGCTCACGCGGCGCGAGATCGCCGAGCGCCTGGGATTGACCAGCGCGCGGCAGTTCGTCGCCAGCTTCGATCGACCCAACATTCGCTATCGCATCACGCAGAAACACAATGGGCGCGATCAGTTGCGCGCGTTTCTGGCGCAACAACGCGGCAACGCGGGCATCGTCTATTGTTTGTCACGCAAGAAAGTCGACCAGACCGCGGCGTGGCTGACCGACGATGGCTGGCCCGCGCTGCCCTACCACGCCGGTCTCGATAGCGCGACACGACTTCTTCATCAGCAGCGCTTTCTGCGGGAGGAGGGTGTGGTCATCGTCGCGACCATCGCCTTTGGCATGGGCATCGACAAACCCGACGTGCGTTTCGTGGCGCACCTCGATCTGCCCAAGAGCATCGAAGGTTATTATCAGGAAACCGGCCGCGCGGGCCGCGACGGACTGCCGGCGCAAGCGTGGCTGGCGTATGGCCTTGGCGATGTCGTCAGCCTGCGCCAGATGGTCGAAAGTGGCGAGGCGAGCCCGGAGCGCAAACGAGTGGAGAAGCAGAAGCTCGACTCTCTGCTGGGATTTTGCGAGTCAATAGGCTGTCGGCGCGCCGCGCTGCTGGAGTACTTCGACGAGGCGCACGACGGCGCCTGCGGCAACTGCGACAACTGCCTCGAGCCGCCGCACACCTGGGACGGCACCACCGCCGCGCGCATGGCGCTGTCATGTGTTTATCGCACCGGCCAGCGGTTCGGTGTCGGGCATCTTGTTGACGTATTGCTGGGTAAGCGCACGTCAAAGCTCGCGCAATTCGGCCACGACAACACAAGCACGTTCGGCATTGGCAACGCGCACGGCGTAGCCGAGTGGCAAAGCGTATTTAGGCAACTGGTCGCGAGCGGCTACCTGCACGCCGACGCTGATTCTTACGGCGGCCTGAAGCTGACCGAAGCGAGCCGGCAGGTGTTGCGCGGCGAAGTCAGCATCGCGTTCCGCGTGGACGATCGGCCCACAAAGAAGGAGAAGCTGCCGCGCGCCGCCGCCGTCAGCACGCCCGGCGATGCGCTGTGGGAACGGCTGCGCGAAACCCGGCTCAAACTCGCCCGCGAACAGGGCGTGCCGCCGTACGTGATCTTCCACGACAGCACCTTGCGCGAGATGCACGCGCACCGTCCACGCACCCTGGCCGAACTCGCGCGCCTGCCCGGCGTGGGCGAGCGCAAACTGGAACGCTACGGCGGGGTCTTTCTGGATATTCTGGTGCATGCTCCAACCGCGGACGTTCACTCGCCGGCACCGATTCGCGAGGCGCCGCGCGCAGGGTCGAATGGGCTTTCCGATACCGGTCGCGCGACACTGCAAATGGCGCGCGAGGGTAATACGCCGGAACAAATCGCCGAGACGCGTAGGCTTAAACCGAGCACGATCTATGCGCATCTCGCGGACGCGATCGAGGCCGGCCGACTTCGACTCAGCGAAGTCTTGACCATGCCCGATGTTGAAATCGCAACAATTCAGGCGGCGATTCTCGCCTTACCGGAGGGCGAGCAGCTTACCCTCAAACGGGTATTCGAACAGTTCGCGGGAAAATACGACTACGGCGTCCTGCGCTGCGTGCGCGCGGCGATACTGGTCGGTCCGGATCGAGATGCTTTCAACGTGGATGGATCGGCGCCCTGA
- a CDS encoding NAD(P)/FAD-dependent oxidoreductase: MDKKTRLILIGNGMAGVRAVEELLKIAPDLYDVTVFGTEPYGNYNRILLSPLLSGEKSVDEIMTNPRAWYEERSITLHTGDTVTRIDRKRRNVHSESGREVPYDRLLLATGSEPFVIPVPGVELDGVITFRDIGDVNAMLSAAQRGGKAVVIGGGLLGLEAAYGLHKRGMAVTVVHLLGRLMERQLDPTAAELLRHSLTQRGLRFMMGKQTSAILGDTHVTGVRFKDADDSEIEADLVVMAAGIRPNMNLAREAGLHCGKGVVVNDTMQTYDPRIYAVGECVEHRKATYGLLAPLWEQAKVCASHLAQVGYGRYPGSLTATQLKVTGIDVYSAGDFTGDEDSEALVYKDIRRGVYKRVMLKNNRITGAVLYGDTRDGGWYFRLMQAGSDIAATREHLIFGAAYADDEQAERSEESLAASA, from the coding sequence ATGGACAAGAAAACCCGGCTGATACTGATCGGCAACGGCATGGCGGGCGTGCGTGCGGTCGAGGAGTTGCTGAAGATCGCCCCGGATCTTTACGACGTCACCGTGTTCGGCACGGAGCCTTATGGCAACTACAACCGCATCCTGCTCTCACCGTTGCTGTCCGGCGAGAAGAGCGTGGATGAGATCATGACCAACCCGCGCGCGTGGTACGAAGAGCGCAGCATCACACTGCATACCGGCGATACGGTAACGCGCATCGACCGGAAACGACGGAATGTGCATTCCGAGTCCGGGCGCGAAGTGCCTTACGATCGGCTGCTGCTGGCGACCGGCTCCGAGCCGTTTGTGATTCCGGTGCCTGGCGTCGAGCTGGACGGCGTCATCACCTTTCGCGACATCGGCGACGTGAACGCCATGCTGAGCGCCGCGCAACGCGGCGGCAAGGCCGTGGTGATCGGCGGCGGTTTGCTCGGGCTGGAAGCGGCGTATGGCCTGCACAAGCGCGGCATGGCGGTCACCGTCGTCCACCTGCTGGGGAGACTGATGGAGCGCCAGCTCGACCCTACCGCCGCCGAGTTGCTGCGACATTCGCTGACGCAGCGCGGGCTCCGGTTTATGATGGGGAAACAAACCAGCGCGATCCTCGGCGACACGCATGTAACAGGTGTGCGCTTCAAGGACGCGGACGACTCTGAGATCGAGGCCGATCTGGTGGTGATGGCCGCCGGCATTCGTCCCAACATGAATCTGGCGCGCGAAGCCGGCCTGCACTGCGGCAAGGGCGTGGTGGTCAACGACACCATGCAGACCTACGATCCGCGCATTTACGCGGTGGGTGAGTGCGTCGAGCACCGTAAGGCGACTTACGGCCTGCTGGCACCGCTGTGGGAGCAGGCGAAGGTTTGCGCCAGCCATCTGGCGCAGGTGGGTTATGGTCGCTATCCCGGCTCGCTGACCGCGACACAATTGAAGGTCACCGGCATCGACGTGTACTCGGCGGGCGATTTCACCGGCGATGAAGACTCGGAAGCGCTTGTCTACAAGGACATCCGTCGCGGCGTGTACAAGCGCGTGATGCTTAAAAACAATCGTATTACCGGCGCGGTGCTGTATGGCGATACCCGCGATGGCGGCTGGTATTTCCGCCTGATGCAGGCAGGCAGCGACATCGCCGCCACCCGCGAGCACCTGATCTTCGGCGCGGCCTATGCCGACGATGAGCAGGCGGAGCGTTCGGAAGAGTCGTTGGCGGCGTCGGCTTAA
- a CDS encoding NirA family protein, translating into MSDDDLSEAQKKYLQGVTAGLHIARGIPGLSGGKKLSPDEIHIQARIRTQAEGGELCGQELAKAEKNPLDIWDEIQASAVEGVYPKGDDVFLYKSSGLFYVAPNQNSYMCRLRMPNGIFTSHHVRGTADLVETYGGGYTHVTTRANLQIREIEAHNPIHVLTGLQDLGIVTRGAGADNIRNITGSPLAGIDPQELIDTRPYARGMHYHILNHRELYGLPRKFNIAFDGGGRISALEGTNDIGFAAVRPKADSPLPQKPYFRLLLGGITGHEDFARDTGVMLKPEECVAVAGAVLRVFIANGDRTDRNTARLKYLLDRWGFDKFMAEAQKHLPFTLRRFPRQRCEPRAPVHKHGHIGTHPQRQKDKHYIGVVLPVGKLSCEQMHGLARLSDQYSDGLIRCTVWQNVVLADIDKNDIESVHKEIEQLGLHHSASSVRAGLVACTGSFGCRFANADTKTHAMAIAEHLEGKLELEQPVNIHVTGCDNSCAQHYIGDIGLLGCRVDAGNEETADGYHVYLGGGYEHEEGIARELRQSVPADEIPAYLESVMRVYLGHRKNGDESFVAFVRRHEIAEIKEMLNKTQAEAA; encoded by the coding sequence ATGAGCGACGACGATTTGAGCGAAGCACAGAAAAAGTACCTGCAGGGCGTTACCGCCGGGCTGCACATCGCGCGCGGCATTCCCGGTCTGTCGGGCGGCAAGAAGCTGTCGCCCGATGAAATCCACATCCAGGCTCGCATCCGCACGCAAGCCGAAGGCGGCGAGCTGTGCGGCCAGGAGCTGGCCAAGGCGGAGAAGAATCCCCTGGATATCTGGGACGAGATTCAGGCCAGCGCCGTGGAGGGCGTCTATCCGAAAGGCGACGACGTGTTCTTGTACAAGTCCAGCGGGCTGTTCTATGTCGCGCCCAATCAGAACTCCTACATGTGCCGGCTACGCATGCCGAACGGGATCTTTACCAGCCACCATGTGCGCGGCACGGCGGATCTGGTGGAGACTTACGGCGGCGGCTACACGCACGTCACCACTCGCGCCAACCTTCAAATCCGCGAAATCGAGGCACACAACCCGATTCACGTGCTCACAGGTTTGCAGGACTTAGGCATAGTTACGCGCGGCGCCGGCGCGGACAACATCCGCAACATCACCGGTAGTCCGCTGGCCGGTATCGATCCGCAGGAGCTGATCGATACGCGGCCGTACGCGCGGGGCATGCATTATCACATCCTGAATCACCGTGAGCTGTACGGCCTGCCGCGCAAATTCAATATCGCTTTCGATGGCGGCGGGCGGATCAGCGCGCTAGAGGGCACCAACGACATCGGCTTCGCCGCGGTGCGCCCGAAAGCGGATTCGCCGCTGCCGCAAAAGCCGTATTTCCGCCTGCTGCTGGGCGGGATCACGGGGCACGAGGACTTCGCGCGCGATACCGGGGTGATGCTCAAACCCGAAGAATGCGTGGCGGTCGCTGGGGCGGTATTGCGAGTGTTTATCGCCAACGGTGATCGCACCGATCGCAACACGGCGCGGTTGAAGTATCTGCTCGATCGCTGGGGCTTCGACAAATTCATGGCCGAGGCGCAAAAGCACCTGCCCTTCACCTTGCGCCGCTTTCCACGGCAACGCTGCGAGCCTCGCGCGCCCGTACACAAGCACGGCCACATCGGCACGCACCCACAGCGCCAGAAAGACAAGCACTATATCGGCGTGGTGCTGCCGGTCGGCAAGCTCAGCTGCGAGCAGATGCATGGGCTGGCGCGTTTGAGCGATCAGTACAGCGACGGACTGATCCGCTGTACGGTGTGGCAGAACGTGGTCCTGGCGGATATCGATAAGAACGATATCGAGTCCGTGCATAAGGAAATCGAACAACTCGGCCTGCACCATTCGGCCAGCAGCGTGCGCGCGGGGCTTGTCGCCTGCACCGGCAGCTTTGGTTGCCGTTTCGCCAACGCGGACACCAAGACGCACGCCATGGCGATCGCCGAGCACCTGGAGGGCAAGCTCGAACTTGAGCAGCCGGTCAACATCCACGTAACGGGCTGCGATAACTCCTGCGCGCAGCATTACATCGGCGACATCGGTCTGCTCGGCTGCCGGGTCGATGCCGGCAACGAAGAAACAGCGGACGGCTACCACGTGTATCTCGGCGGCGGCTACGAACACGAGGAAGGCATAGCCCGCGAGCTGCGTCAGAGCGTGCCGGCTGACGAGATACCGGCGTATCTGGAGTCCGTGATGCGAGTGTATCTGGGACACCGCAAGAACGGTGACGAGAGCTTCGTGGCCTTCGTGCGCCGGCACGAGATCGCTGAGATCAAAGAGATGCTGAACAAAACCCAGGCCGAGGCGGCCTGA
- a CDS encoding molybdopterin-dependent oxidoreductase, producing the protein MVATTRTTCPYCGVGCGLRVSVDGNEVKVAGDTEHPSNRGSLCSKGSALADTAGLEDRLLHPIVGGRRVSWEIALGKVASGFAHMIAEHGPDAVAFYVSGQLLTEDYYVANKLMKGYIGSANIDTNSRLCMSSAVAGHQRAFGEDAVPGCYEDLDLADLVVLVGSNTAWCHPVIYQRIVKAREFDNEKKLVVIDPRRTSTAEGADLHLAIKPGTDVALFNGLLAYLADAGVTDSDFLRDHTGGSATALETAREGGDLRAVANTCGIDVADVERFYGWFANTEKTVTAFSQGVNQSTSGTDKVNAIINCHLLTGRIGKPGAGPFSITGQPNAMGGREVGGMASMLAAHMGFEAADTVRRFWNSPVIARKPGLKAVELFDAIDQGKIKAVWIMATNPVVSMPDADAVKMALTKCELVVVSDCMRRTDTTLFADVLLPAAAWGEKDGTVTNSERIISRQRAFLTCPGEARPDWWIVCEVARRLGFGEAFDFENPAAIFAEHARLSAYENDGARAFDLGGLAELDNGDYAGLEPIRWPATSTRRNPPQPPFAKGGTRSESSNSARLFANGGFTFPDGRARLIDVKAKPPAYAPDAEFPLMLNTGRVRDHWHTMTRTAKSPRLASHISEPFVEIHPEDAAHYGIEDATLATVKTRWGSLIARVTANEGQRPGTLFAPIHWNDQFASRARVGALVNPAVCPISGEPEFKHTPVRIEPFGAAWYGFALAARRLPMTRAERIDYWVAVPGQRFWRYELAGRESPEDASAWARRLLKIGERAIDWIEYRDDAAGVYRAAHVDGGALEACLFMAKAPSLPARTWLSSLFVQGGLEECDRTALLAGRPADPAADTGPQVCSCFGVGRNTIFEAIRAGSLKTPAAVGEALNAGTNCGSCVPEIKALLAEAARAK; encoded by the coding sequence ATGGTTGCGACTACCCGTACAACCTGCCCCTATTGCGGCGTCGGCTGCGGTCTGCGCGTGAGCGTCGATGGTAACGAAGTCAAAGTCGCGGGCGATACCGAGCACCCGTCTAATCGCGGCAGCTTGTGTTCCAAGGGCAGTGCGCTCGCGGACACCGCCGGCCTCGAAGATCGTCTGTTGCATCCCATCGTGGGCGGGCGACGAGTTTCCTGGGAGATAGCGTTAGGGAAGGTCGCCAGCGGCTTTGCCCACATGATCGCCGAGCACGGTCCGGACGCGGTGGCGTTCTACGTCTCCGGACAGTTACTGACCGAAGACTACTACGTCGCCAACAAGCTGATGAAGGGTTATATCGGCTCGGCCAATATCGACACCAATTCGCGGTTGTGCATGTCCTCCGCGGTCGCCGGCCACCAGCGCGCGTTCGGCGAGGACGCGGTGCCCGGCTGTTACGAGGATCTCGATCTCGCGGATCTCGTCGTGCTGGTCGGCTCTAACACGGCCTGGTGCCATCCGGTGATTTACCAGCGCATCGTCAAGGCGCGCGAGTTCGATAATGAGAAAAAACTCGTGGTCATCGATCCGCGCCGCACATCCACGGCCGAAGGCGCCGATCTGCACCTTGCAATCAAACCCGGCACCGACGTGGCCTTGTTCAACGGCCTGCTCGCCTATCTCGCGGATGCCGGCGTGACAGACAGCGACTTCTTGCGAGACCACACCGGCGGGAGCGCAACCGCGCTCGAAACGGCGCGCGAGGGCGGCGATTTACGCGCTGTGGCGAATACCTGCGGCATCGATGTAGCCGATGTCGAGCGCTTCTATGGCTGGTTCGCGAACACGGAAAAAACCGTGACTGCATTCTCGCAAGGCGTTAACCAGTCCACCAGCGGCACCGACAAGGTCAACGCGATCATTAATTGTCATCTGCTGACCGGGCGCATCGGCAAACCGGGTGCGGGGCCGTTTTCGATCACGGGGCAACCCAACGCAATGGGCGGACGCGAGGTCGGCGGCATGGCGTCCATGCTGGCCGCGCACATGGGCTTCGAGGCCGCGGATACCGTGCGGCGTTTCTGGAACTCGCCCGTGATCGCCCGGAAGCCGGGCCTCAAAGCGGTCGAACTGTTTGACGCGATCGATCAAGGCAAAATCAAGGCGGTCTGGATCATGGCCACGAATCCAGTGGTGAGCATGCCCGATGCCGACGCCGTAAAAATGGCTTTGACCAAGTGTGAGCTGGTCGTGGTCTCGGACTGCATGCGGCGCACCGACACGACCTTGTTCGCGGACGTGCTGTTGCCAGCCGCCGCGTGGGGCGAGAAGGACGGCACGGTGACAAATTCCGAGCGGATCATCTCGCGCCAACGGGCATTCCTTACCTGTCCCGGCGAGGCGCGTCCGGATTGGTGGATCGTCTGCGAGGTCGCGCGCCGATTGGGCTTTGGCGAAGCGTTCGACTTTGAAAATCCGGCCGCAATCTTCGCCGAACACGCCCGTCTTTCGGCTTATGAGAACGACGGCGCGCGCGCGTTCGATCTTGGTGGTTTGGCGGAACTCGATAACGGCGACTACGCTGGTCTGGAACCCATTCGATGGCCGGCGACTAGCACGCGAAGAAATCCCCCCCAGCCCCCCTTTGCAAAGGGGGGAACGCGCTCGGAGTCAAGCAACTCGGCACGCTTGTTCGCAAACGGCGGCTTCACGTTCCCGGACGGGCGCGCACGGCTGATCGATGTTAAAGCGAAGCCACCGGCCTATGCGCCCGACGCTGAATTCCCGTTGATGCTTAATACCGGGCGCGTGCGCGATCACTGGCACACCATGACGCGCACGGCCAAGTCGCCGCGGCTGGCCAGCCATATTTCGGAACCGTTCGTTGAGATTCATCCCGAAGACGCCGCGCACTACGGCATTGAAGACGCGACGCTCGCGACCGTGAAGACCCGCTGGGGTTCGCTGATCGCGCGCGTCACCGCCAACGAAGGTCAACGGCCAGGCACTTTGTTCGCACCCATCCACTGGAACGATCAGTTCGCCAGCCGCGCGCGAGTGGGCGCGCTGGTCAATCCCGCTGTCTGCCCAATCTCCGGCGAGCCGGAATTCAAGCACACGCCGGTCAGAATCGAGCCGTTCGGCGCCGCCTGGTACGGCTTCGCGCTTGCCGCGCGACGATTGCCGATGACGCGCGCCGAAAGGATAGATTACTGGGTCGCCGTTCCTGGTCAGCGGTTCTGGCGTTATGAACTGGCCGGCCGGGAATCACCCGAAGACGCGAGCGCATGGGCGCGGCGACTTTTGAAAATCGGCGAACGCGCAATCGACTGGATCGAGTATCGCGACGACGCCGCGGGTGTCTATCGCGCGGCGCACGTCGATGGCGGCGCGCTGGAAGCCTGTTTGTTCATGGCGAAAGCGCCCAGTCTGCCGGCGCGCACCTGGCTTTCCAGCCTGTTCGTGCAAGGCGGGCTGGAGGAGTGCGACCGTACCGCGCTGCTCGCGGGACGCCCCGCCGATCCGGCCGCGGACACGGGACCGCAAGTGTGTTCGTGCTTCGGTGTGGGTCGCAACACAATTTTCGAGGCCATCCGCGCGGGGAGTTTGAAAACGCCCGCGGCAGTCGGAGAAGCGCTAAATGCCGGCACCAACTGCGGCTCCTGTGTGCCCGAGATCAAGGCGCTGCTGGCTGAAGCCGCGCGCGCCAAGTAA